A single region of the Manihot esculenta cultivar AM560-2 chromosome 12, M.esculenta_v8, whole genome shotgun sequence genome encodes:
- the LOC122721301 gene encoding uncharacterized protein LOC122721301 translates to MDFIDGLPMSCGKNSILVVIDRLSKYAHFLPLSHPYFAKVIAEVFVAGIVKYHGLPRSIISDRDPIFMSHFWREFFKLSGTQLNMSSSYHPQTDGQSEVTNRCLEQYLRCFASQQPRKWNPPMVPRYELGSSLVHEVDNALATRDEILRPYRQQSVSKRAFQKLASRFYGPFLVEEKIGNLAYRLQLPSGSKIHPVFHVSLLKKHIGDAVPTSSDFPQLTDDGYFVFEPAEVLDTRWVRLGNRLSEESLVRWKHLPQEDAT, encoded by the exons ggatttcaTTGATGGGCTTCCTATGTCCTGTGGTAAGAATTCTATTCTAGTTGTCATCGACAGATTGAGTAAATATGCACATTTTCTGCCATTATCTCATCCATACTTTGCCAAAGTCATTGCTGAAGTATTTGTGGCTGGGATTGTCAAATATCATGGCTTGCCAAGATCAATTATCAGTGACCGGGACCCCATTTTTATGAGTCACTTTTGGCGAGAATTCTTTAAGCTTTCTGGAACACAGCTGAATATGAGCTCCTCTTATCATCCTCAAACGGATGGTCAATCGGAGGTCACTAATAGATGTTTGGAGCAATATCTACGTTGCTTTGCCAGCCAACAACCACGCAAGTG GAATCCTCCTATGGTTCCTCGATATGAATTGGGCTCTTCCTTGGTACATGAAGTGGATAATGCTTTAGCCACTAGAGATGAAATCTtacgt CCTTATCGGCAACAATCTGTGTCCAAACGTGCTTTTCAGAAGTTAGCCAGCCGTTTTTATGGCCCATTCCTGGTGGAAGAAAAAATTGGGAACTTGGCTTACCGATTACAGCTGCCTTCGGGTTCCAAGATTCACCCAGTTTTTCATGTGTCccttttaaaaaaacatatcgGCGATGCTGTTCCTACTTCTTCTGATTTTCCTCAACTTACCGATGATGGTTACTTTGTTTTCGAGCCTGCTGAAGTTTTGGATACTAGGTGGGTTCGACTTGGCAACCGTCTCTCAGAAGAAAGTCTGGTTCGTTGGAAGCATTTGCCGCAGGAAGATGCGACTTAG
- the LOC110628341 gene encoding filament-like plant protein 7, with the protein MDQKTWLWRKKSTEKMIVATDRVNFSPGGNEEEIQTLLADKAELEKTLKSLNDKLSSTLSECNAKDDLVRKQAKMLEEAKSGLEKAEARTVSLKQELDEAMRQRAAGEERLTHLDATLKEYMQQLQFVREEQEQRVHDAVMKVSGEYEKSQMILEEKLAETSKRLAKIGVENTHLSKAHLAKEKLIEDLTKQKTQMEADLNALMIRLESTEKDNASLKYEVRVLEKELEIRNEEREFNRRTADASHKQQLESAKKIAKLESECQRLRLLVRKRLPGPAALAKMKSEVDILGRDSIDKRKRRTSSSPSGLIVDTAVDSSPDTPSKKIDFLAEQLYAMEEENKALREAFTRKANELQISRTMFASTASKLSQVELHLDELSKGQTTLEPSRSGLVPHDLSLASMSDVCSDDKVSCAESWASALISELEHFKHGKQWGSPSVKTVGGSDINLMDDFVEMERLAIVSVDKQSGSTHVPSDGANTEVSPTKIGLDEYASQVTGKNIVPTLESGSVVPNQVIKSKDGVIGKLPDWLQEILKVLLEQTHITQRKPNEILEDVKVALIGIINESPGEYIDTRESSKHLDASNSPHVGGDISWKLTNKSLLMDSSCGINNVDVILTDRNNQSNLSKSLHNIIAHIQRITSPNYGSSDTLSRKDRNFFPYKNSETSSGYMVCLLQWKTSELTAVLQQFVHACYDLLNGKSDVNRFAQELSYALDWIMDHCFSLQDVSSLRDAIKKQFDRNESRSESEPEVGRISQFPGVDKLSLPRDEYSCLSIVATSNGFHNCSEKDEFQYTVRDENQKLNDELINIESTEKDLEGRLQSAIDKSESLMNQLRESEKTIKSMQNEVETLKMSKTMIENQSENHKLMKEDLDTQLKVAKAELNEAHQKFSSMEVELENKNSCCEDLETTCLELQLQLESITKKAISEEKQLRTDWEITAASEKLAECQETILNLGKQLKALSTPSDAVLFDKVISTSDDTNAAPVTTMTSTALSKPKDKIMNQRSSLLDHLLAEDNAAANNKSPKVKESDNYSSAFFSNEVIESLEKILSLDGTKHQDDEVAVSSLAIVPSKKRGGASLWRKLLWRKRKSNSRKPPFPFAP; encoded by the exons ATGGACCAGAAGACGTGGCTATGGAGGAAGAAATCTACGGAGAAGATGATTGTTGCAACTGACAGAGTAAACTTCTCTCCCGGTGGAAATGAAGAGGAG ATACAGACACTTCTGGCTGATAAGGCAGAATTGGAGAAGACCCTGAAAAGTTTAAATGATAAACTTTCTTCCACCCTGTCTGAATGTAATGCTAAAGATGATCTTGTAAGGAAACAGGCAAAGATGCTGGAGGAAGCCAAGTCAG GTTTGGAGAAGGCAGAAGCCAGAACAGTGTCTCTGAAGCAAGAGCTAGATGAAGCCATGCGGCAGAGAGCTGCTGGAGAAGAAAGGTTAACTCACTTAGATGCAACCCTCAAGGAGTATATGCAACAGCTGCAATTTGTTCGAGAAGAGCAGGAGCAGAGGGTTCATGATGCTGTGATGAAGGTGTCAGGGGAATATGAGAAGTCCCAAATGATTTTGGAGGAGAAGTTGGCAGAGACCAGTAAAAGGCTTGCAAAAATAGGTGTTGAGAATACTCATTTAAGTAAGGCTCACTTGGCAAAAGAAAAGTTGATTGAAGATCTAACTAAACAGAAGACTCAGATGGAAGCAGATTTAAATGCTCTGATGATTAGGTTAGAATCTACAGAGAAAGACAATGCTTCTTTGAAATATGAAGTCCGAGTTCTAGAGAAGGAGCTTGAGATTCGGAATGAGGAGAGAGAATTCAATCGTAGAACAGCTGATGCATCACATAAGCAACAGTTAGAGAGTGCTAAGAAAATTGCAAAGTTAGAATCAGAATGTCAGAGGCTACGTCTGCTTGTTCGCAAGCGGTTGCCAGGCCCTGCTGCCTTGGCAAAGATGAAAAGTGAAGTTGACATATTGGGAAGGGATTCAATAGATAAGAGGAAGAGAAGAACATCTTCCAGTCCTAGTGGTTTAATTGTTGATACTGCTGTTGACAGCTCCCCAGATACTCCCAGCAAAAAGATCGATTTTCTGGCTGAGCAGTTATATGCCATGGAAGAAGAAAACAAGGCTCTCAGAGAAGCCTTTACTAGAAAAGCAAATGAACTTCAAATTTCAAGAACCATGTTTGCTAGCACAGCTTCCAAATTATCACAGGTTGAATTGCATCTTGATGAGTTGTCAAAAGGCCAGACAACCTTGGAGCCTTCAAGGAGTGGTCTTGTGCCACATGATCTCTCTTTGGCCTCAATGTCTGATGTTTGCAGTGATGATAAGGTTAGCTGTGCTGAATCATGGGCTTCTGCTTTGATTTCAGAGTTGGAGCACTTCAAACATGGGAAACAATGGGGGTCACCTTCAGTTAAAACTGTTGGAGGTTCAGACATAAATCTAATGGATGACTTTGTGGAAATGGAAAGACTTGCAATAGTCTCTGTTGATAAGCAGTCAGGAAGTACTCATGTTCCATCTGATGGTGCTAACACAGAAGTTAGCCCCACGAAAATTGGTTTGGATGAGTATGCCTCACAGGTAACTGGTAAGAATATTGTTCCTACATTGGAGTCTGGCTCTGTGGTACCGAACCAGGTAATTAAGTCTAAGGATGGTGTAATTGGTAAACTTCCTGACTGGCTGCAGGAGATTCTGAAAGTTTTGTTGGAACAAACTCATATCACACAGAGAAAACCTAATGAAATTCTGGAGGATGTTAAAGTAGCTTTGATAGGCATAATTAACGAGAGCCCTGGAGAGTATATAGATACAAGAGAGAGCTCAAAACATCTTGATGCATCAAATTCCCCTCATGTTGGTGGTGACATCTCCTGGAAGCTTACAAATAAATCTTTATTGATGGATTCTTCTTGTGGAATTAATAATGTTGATGTCATTCTGACAGATAGAAATAATCAGTCAAATCTAAGCAAATCGTTGCACAATATAATTGCACACATTCAACGGATCACTTCACCCAATTATGGTAGTTCAGATACTTTGTCTAGAAAGGATAGGAATTTCTTTCCCTATAAGAATTCAGAGACATCTTCAGGCTACATGGTTTGTCTTCTGCAGTGGAAGACCTCTGAACTGACTGCTGTCTTACAGCAATTTGTTCATGCTTGTTATGATTTGTTGAATGGAAAATCTGATGTCAACAGGTTTGCTCAAGAATTGAGCTATGCTTTGGACTGGATTATGGACCACTGCTTTTCCCTTCAAGATGTTTCAAGCTTGAGGGATGCAATTAAAaagcaatttgataggaatgaATCACGAAGTGAAAGTGAACCAGAGGTTGGAAGGATTAGTCAATTTCCAGGAGTGGATAAATTGTCCCTTCCCCGTGATGAATACTCGTGTTTGTCTATAGTTGCTACTTCAAATGGGTTCCATAACTGTTCTGAAAAGGATGAATTTCAATATACTGTTAGAGATGAAAACCAGAAATTAAACGATGAACTGATTAACATAGAATCTACAGAGAAAGACTTGGAAGGGAGGCTTCAATCAGCTATTGATAAGAGTGAATCCTTGATGAATCAACTTCGGGAATCAGAGAAAACCATCAAAAGCATGCAAAATGAAGTAGAAACTCTGAAAATGTCCAAAACAATGATTGAAAATCAAAGTGAAAATCACAAGTTGATGAAAGAAGATCTTGATACACAGCTTAAAGTGGCCAAAGCAGAGTTAAACGAGGCTCACCAGAAGTTTTCTTCCATGGAAGTGGAATTGGAAAACAAAAACAGCTGCTGTGAAGATTTGGAGACCACATGTCTTGAACTTCAGCTCCAACTTGAAAG TATAACGAAGAAAGCAATCTCTGAAGAAAAACAACTTCGAACG GATTGGGAGATAACTGCTGCTTCAGAAAAGTTGGCAGAGTGCCAAGAGACTATTCTAAACCTGGGAAAGCAGTTAAAGGCTTTGTCTACACCTAGTGATGCAGTCCTGTTTGACAAGGTCATCTCTACTTCTGACGACACAAATGCTGCCCCCGTCACCACCATGACAAGCACAGCCCTCAGCAAACCCAAGGACAAGATAATGAACCAAAGGTCCTCTTTGCTAGATCATCTGCTAGCAGAGGATAATGCTGCAGCAAATAATAAATCTCCCAAGGTCAAAGAAAGTGACAACTATAGTTCTGCCTTTTTTTCCAATGAGGTTATAGAGTCTTTAGAAAAGATCCTCAGTTTGGATGGAACTAAACACCAGGATGATGAGGTTGCAGTcagttctttggcaattgtgcCTAGCAAGAAAAGGGGAGGCGCAAGTTTGTGGAGAAAGTTATTGTGGAGAAAGAGGAAATCCAACAGCAGAAAACCGCCCTTTCCATTTGCTCCATAA